Proteins found in one Xenopus laevis strain J_2021 chromosome 1L, Xenopus_laevis_v10.1, whole genome shotgun sequence genomic segment:
- the glrx.L gene encoding glutaredoxin L homeolog, which yields MAQNFVQSKVKPSKVTMFEKSSCPFCVRAKGILTKYKFKEGHLEIIDISKLDFMSSLQQYFMQTTGESTVPRIYIGEKCIGGCSDLVPLENSGELEKALESMGALHV from the exons ATGGCTCAGAACTTTGTGCAGAGCAAAGTGAAACCCTCCAAGGTGACCATGTTTGAGAAGTCCTCGTGTCCCTTCTGCGTTAGGGCCAAGGGGATTTTAACAAAATACAAGTTTAAGGAGGGACACCTGGAAATCATTGACATCTCCAAGTTGGATTTCATGTCCAGCCTGCAACAGTATTTTATGCAGACAACGGGAGAGAGTACG GTACCCCGTATATACATTGGAGAAAAATGCATCGGTGGATGTTCTGACTTGGTCCCCCTGGAGAACAGTGGAGAGCTGGAAAAAgcactggagtctatgggtgcATTGCATGTTTAA